The Solea senegalensis isolate Sse05_10M linkage group LG12, IFAPA_SoseM_1, whole genome shotgun sequence DNA segment cgAATAACCAGCATTCAAATCTCCTACAGTGAAACCTTTTATTAATAATCAGACACACTGACATGGTGATGGTGctcaaatgtgaaataaagacATAAGGGAGTGCAATTTTCTGCAAAAACTAGAGCTGTGCTTCATTTGGACTTGGGTACAGATTTAATTAAAACCTCCACCAAGCACTAATGTCGACCTCTGCAACAATAAGCAGGCTCAGGCAGACATGTGCAGGCATCACTGGTTTCAGGTATGTTTGGTGTTAGGGAAGAACAAGAGGAAGTGCGGGAGTGTCACTACACAGGTCACAACGTATTTGCCCTGGTCAGTTCACTGTCCATTGAGATCTATTAACCAAAAACGGGGCTTTTAAACACATCCCATTTTTTCCAAGTCAAGCATTCAGGGTAAAGTGGGAGGGGTgggtgcaaaaaaagaaaagaaagagacttCTATCTGATGAAGTTTCCTCCTCCAATTTCCCTCTTGTACCGGTTGGTGAGGTTGTCTGCTTGCGTTGTGAGTTTGGACAGAACTCCAAACAGTCCTCTGAGGTGATAATGAAACTGACGCTCCAGGTCAGAGTGGTTATCTTGGAGCAGATCCCcagtgacctgctgctgctcctcttgcTTCACCGCCATCTCCAGGAAGCTGGCGCCGCTGCTCATCTCCCTCTTCAGAAGACCCCACTCCATGTCGTTCTTTATGGACTTGAGGAGCAGGTAGTGCTCGTACATGTCCCTCTGCTTGTTGGGACACTGCGGCTCATTGTTATTGTTGGCCTCCTTCTCGCTGGTGGCCTGCTCCTCCAGTGGCATGTCTCGCAGCAGGCTCGGCACCATGATGGTCTCGTCCATGTTGTTGGCAGCGGCTATGAAGCGGTGCATGACGTTGATGAGGGAGTGCTTGTTGCTGGCGGAGTCACTGGTGATCTGCATCATTTTGAAGGCTTTGGGTCGGCGTGGTTACAGAGAAGAACTGGCGGGTGGGGTTGTAGTTAAGGCAGAGATGATAGGTGTTTAAGTCTTAAGATGGCTGATCTATAAAGAGAACAAGAGGAAACATGAGGAGGCAGGAAATTGTGCATGAACAAACTGCAGACAAACCCTGGTCTATAAACCAGTTTGAGGTACAGGTTTACACAGTCAGCATCGACGAAGACCAATTCACAACACATATGCACCTAGACTTGCTTACATTTCCTAATAAATTTAACACTACTGTAACAACCCTTAACATGAATTTAAGACTACAATAATGATCCTGTCCTGGTTTTATCCACAATTTGTTCTCCTCCTAGTTCTCCTCAATACACTGGCATTTTATAAACATACACTTCTGTGGTGCACTCCCTAAATCAATTTGAGGAAATGTTGCAATGCTTGCATAATAtcaataaagaatcttgaatcaaAAACAAGTGTAGAACATCAAAAAGACCTTTAGATGTCTTGAACAATTCTCcccagaatcacacacacacacacacacacacacaggttgcaGGATGATGAAACACGGGTAGCTCGTTTCTCATCTCTTCTCAACATAGTTTCATCTAAAATGTCAGCAATCCAGAGATACACATCACCACACCTGGACCACAACAACATGCAACATCACATTTTGCCGCATTGTTCTGCTCCAGTCACAAAAGTGATCAACATGACCTTGAATTTTGCGTCAGAAATGGCAGTGAGTGTTTGTGAATAAGAGGATGAACACTGACCTGAGCCACGAGTTAACCTGAGCGCAACGTTTTCTTGGCTTGTGCTGGTGAAATCAACCAAGTCCACTCAGGGCCTATCTGCTCACCACCCGCCGGGAAGAAACACAAGATTTCCTCGAATAAATGTCGGCTGAAAGCGGTATTTATATACGACACGCCGGGCTGAAGTGAAAGGAGGAATCGCCGCTCCCTCTGTGTAATTTTATGTTGCTGCCGTTGGACAGCGTGGAGggtgtgggcggagtcaaatAGCATCTGATCGAGATCTGACCAATTAGAGACGCCGCATAGCTGTCACTCAAACGTGCTTTGATCCACAGTTAGTCTGCATCTCATTGACTCACAGTAGCTTTTCCGGGACCGTTTATAGCCTGAAGGCTTTGATCCTGTGCACcgggtgtgtgcgtgcgtgcgtgagtgTTGTTGCTGCGcaggtggttttttttgttttgttttctcaataTAATTATTTCCATGTCAGTAAAAGtccaaattacattttaagcTTGTGTTTTTCCGTTTGTCTCTTATGTCATATTCTGAATTTACGACTGCTTCGCTGTATTGATGGGCAGACACTGCCACCTGGTGGACGGAGTTTAGATTTTAGAGCTTTCTCACAgctctggaaaaacaaaaccaaaaacaatcaTATACTAACCCACTTTGATATTATTCTTACCAGAGTCTGAATGACAACTGTGAAATGGTGTCTCACACACGTATTACTGTGGTGTCAGCCcctcagtgtgttttcatatagggcagcagaagcagcacagGTGTTTTTAATGAAGTTAATTAGCTGCAGTGTCATTAGGACTATTAATTACACCTGCTGTTTTTCTACTGTCAAACTAGAAAGAGGCCAGTGTTCTTCCATTTACAGAAAAGGCAAAGGTCTTCACATGTCTACATAAACATAATCATGTACAAGATACAGtttatgatattttttgttatttataactGACAATATTTTGATATGCAGGGACATTCAAACTTTGCTCTAGTTGTACAATTTGAAAGGatgtttattgtcattatagaGGGTTAATCAGAGCTGCTGTGActgaatcaaacccagcaccttcttgctgtaaggcaacagtgcttacAACTACTACACACTACTCCACCGTGCTGTATTTATGTCATAACTAGATTTCAACCCAAATTTCCACTGGTGTTTTGCTTATGGACAAACATTCTGGACCTTTACAGCAACACTGTTATGTTGATCAAGAGGTTCATGTCACAAGAATTCCCCACTGGATAGAATAAGTGACAAACTTCTTGGAGTGTTCCTGAACTACtaataaaactgcattttattttttaatttatgtcaccaatgttattattttactttacattacattacattacatgtcatttagcagacacttttatccaaagcgacttacaagggaattgagtacagcctgccaggggtggagttgaacttgcgaccatgaactTGCGACCTTTGAGGGTATAGTGTACGTATTTGTATGTTAATTGACAGTTTATATTGTTTTGCTTATTTGCCTGTTCATCTACTATTTTCAACTGTtgatgaaaatggaaaataaacaagatgTTGTAAAGAAATGTAACCAATACAGTACAAATGATATCAACTCGACTCATTCGGGTTCACTCATAAATTGTGTTTCAGTGACTCATGGAGGATCACGGTACTACTCTGATGttgtatgtgtaaatatttggtaGTAATTATCTTAAAATTCTCAGTCCTTCTGATATATCGGCGTGGTGTTGAGCGACATTAGTATGTTGGTATGTACTGTACTTCCCTACAGAACAGTGTTAAATCTCATCCATTCCACTTCAGCATTGTGATATTCAGGGAAACCTCAAACCAGACTTTCACTGTGGCAaattcatgaaataaaaacaggtcTTTCTTTGCAACTTTAGGACATTAGGCCATTGTTCTCGTCCCATTTGTGactgtattcattcattgagACTGCATAGTAAATGATTGTCCTTCCTTTGTGTCTCAACACAACAGCTCAAGGTGAAGTTCCCGTTTGTTTCTCAACAGCAACAGGAAAAGACttgaacatttgaaaatgtactCTCCCATCCCTGGTGTAAGTACATAATGTGacaattaatataataatagacTAGACCTTGTGTGAATTATGGTCTGTTGTGTTTAGTTAAATCATTTGTTACTCCGTCAAACATCCCACATCCTGGAAATCATCCTTTTTTATCATACATCCCTAAGTATAAAtctggaaaaataataaagataatccTGTGCCACTGCATTTTTGTCATGTTACCTTCTGCTTAATCctattttttatctttattgcATAATATATTCctattttgtcacttttctaCCTCTTGaccttctgctgctgtaacaagtgaatttccGCGGCGTGAGATCAATAGCCTAATCTAATTTGTTGCTCTGATAATCAGAGACAGCCTGTTCAATCAAacaacatgaagacattttctaTCACAAATATTGTAGTTTCTCGGCCGACTTTCAAATTATCTCATTATATCACAGTATTTGGAAAATGCCAAGCCTTGTATTGTAAATGTACCGATACCACACATCGAGCTGAAGGCCCTGAATAATCAAACACATAATCAAACACATCCTGAACTACAACCTTTTGTTAAAGATAATGTatcttcatctttattttaaatgcatcCACTAAAGAATAACTACATGACAGAATGCTGGTGTTCAACAATACTGGCCTAAACAATCCTTATTAAGGCTTAATTTGCACACTACTCAAGTTTCTTGCTGATGAGAAAACTCAATCCAAGGGTAGCGACATACTGTATAGTCAGTTATCTGAGGCTTGActggcttcacacacacacattcacttagTGCTCAAAGGAATTTAACATTTATCAGCTTATCATCTACATTTCATTTGCCGAAATACAGCAACATTACAAAATAAGGCAGCTGCAATACACAAAGATACAAGAAACTGGTAGTGGGAATTAACTCAAAGAAACATTAGATGTAGATGGACATGGCACAATTAAATCCCTGAAGTAACGCAAATATCCAAAATGTTCAGGtcccttttctttttggtcTCAGTACACTGACAGGCTTAATTTCCCATGGTGTAATTTCCTTCTGGTTGTTTGTCATCGGTGAGACTGCCTTCACGAAACGAGGGGGCACAATGTTTTCCCTTGCTAAAATGATAAcgcatacacagacacacaatattaaaatcCCAGGATATTCTTTTAACTCCATTTTCATCATCAGGAGCTGCCCGGTGATAACCTGtaaacacagataaaaacacatcattacaATTTGCATTTGAACATTAGCTCTTTAAACCACTACCAGTGAAGTCTTACCTTTGGAGGGTAAATGTTAGACCATCTCATACTGGTTCTTGGATATGTACCGAGACAAGAAGCAGGCCAGGAATATCCCAATGATCTGAGAGAAAACACGTTAATATATAGACGTCAAAAACACGAGACAGTTCCACAcatattttggccattttgcaacCACAAAATCCCTCAGTCAACAGTACACTCATAAAGCAGGGAGTTATTTTGAACATGTCTGAATGTGAGACATGTCCTATTATTTTACTCAttagtagggctgcaacgattattggATTATTAATCGTCAACTCtatgataatcaattaatcagagtgttgtttcagctccttaaatgtgaataccaAACAAGTACACGATTAATGAATTACTGCTGTAAATGCCAGCATGTCCCTGTACAGACATTATAAAGTCAGTTGAACATGTTCTTTCTCAAATGTATTCTGTACCTGGAAGCAAGAGATCCCAAAGGAAATCCCTGCGATGATTCCTAGGTTGGCCTCCACTGTTTGGGTCATCACTGTGAAGCATCCCTACACagtgaaaataacaatatttaaaaagggttacattcaacattttccCCAAATAATTAGGAAAGAGTTTGACGTGagttggtgaaaaaaaaatgctacaaCGCTACGTAATATCAAGTGTCTGGTGTAGGCAGTGAACTCACCTGTGAGTACACTAAGTTCGCAGCCGTGGCGAGGACTCTCAAGTTATCATCTGTGCACACTGCATCACTTCTACAGCAGCTACCGGGGATGCCATGTGTTGCAAAGTAAGCTGTCTCACTCCAGTCTGTGTAATTATTCACTCCACAGCAATGCAACTGTATGGAGTGGAACAAAGggtgttttaaaaacaataacagaaaaacatcacccGTCTCCCTGCAGTGACTAAAATGTTGCCATTCTACTGAATAGTCCTAAACAGGAGTTTGTCAGATAATACAGCGAGATGGATAAGTGAAAAATGTCTCACAGTTCTCTGGATGGCGTCGAccgcagagctgctgctgtcaatCTTGTTGTAGAGCTTCACAGCATTTTCATAGGTGTGGCCCAGCTGGGTTTGGAGCTAAAAAagccaaaacagacacacacacaatacgtTTTAGTGGGCAGATTTGTTGAGTTGAGCCTTTTCTACTGTCCCCACTGACAGCTTTGCTTTCACTGTCCCCAGCAGAGCCTGTCCCTGCGTGTTCTCGGCAGCGGGCGGCAAGCTAGCTGTGTGTCATTCTGTCATTTGGACActtttgataaatgttggtgGCCAAAACTTAAGGGGTCAATTTTATGCAGTTTACTAAAAAGCACAGTCAGATTGTCTTGTCTTACAACTCTGTGGATGACTTCTGAAGTGACTCTGTCGTCATCTCTGTTGTAGGTTCTCACAGCACTTTGATAGGTA contains these protein-coding regions:
- the mid1ip1l gene encoding mid1-interacting protein 1-like, yielding MMQITSDSASNKHSLINVMHRFIAAANNMDETIMVPSLLRDMPLEEQATSEKEANNNNEPQCPNKQRDMYEHYLLLKSIKNDMEWGLLKREMSSGASFLEMAVKQEEQQQVTGDLLQDNHSDLERQFHYHLRGLFGVLSKLTTQADNLTNRYKREIGGGNFIR
- the tspan7 gene encoding tetraspanin-7 — protein: MSSRRLQTKPMITCIKTFLVSYSLIFWLTGVILLGVGVWGKVNLEAYFSLASEECTNAPYVLIGTGAFIIVFGLFGCFATCRGSPWMLKLYAMFLILVFLSELVAGISGFIFRHELQTQLGHTYENAVKLYNKIDSSSSAVDAIQRTLHCCGVNNYTDWSETAYFATHGIPGSCCRSDAVCTDDNLRVLATAANLVYSQGCFTVMTQTVEANLGIIAGISFGISCFQIIGIFLACFLSRYISKNQYEMV